The following coding sequences lie in one Rutidosis leptorrhynchoides isolate AG116_Rl617_1_P2 chromosome 4, CSIRO_AGI_Rlap_v1, whole genome shotgun sequence genomic window:
- the LOC139844727 gene encoding uncharacterized protein, with protein sequence MDMVEIIKSCPQQNTHVDEISPLLKTLLSDIPHDNTVKLLEELARPATSPSSPPPVVKGGASKKIREFIDNLPTKIIPFFQDMTAEMFEARFQQVLDLDISCMSRPKTVCVTADVSPFRKDRIKVFVVGNLVMVTGTEKDDSDPYPVPSPTPQQMVTLPHFPYLHRKVTASIIRDKLRIIFPRLDDDDSAVVNKPKVFQVNLS encoded by the exons ATGGATATGGTAGAGATAATCAAGTCTTGTCCACAGCAAAATACTCATGTCGATGAAATCAGCCCCCTTTTGAAGA CATTGCTTAGTGACATCCCACATGATAACACGGTTAAGCTTTTGGAAGAACTTGCGAGACCAGCGACATCACCGTCATCTCCTCCTCCTGTTGTTAAGGGTGGGGCAAGCAAAAAAATCAGAGAGTTCATTGATAACCTCCCCACTAAGATAATCCCTTTCTTTCAAG ATATGACTGCAGAGATGTTTGAGGCCAGATTTCAGCAAGTACTTGATCTAGACATCAGTTGTATGTCACGTCCTAAAACGGTGTGTGTTACTGCTGACGTGTCTCCTTTTCGAAAGGATCGCATCAAAGTCTTTGTTGTTGGAAATCTTGTAATGGTAACCGGGACAGAAAAAGATGATAGTGATCCATATCCTGTTCCAAGTCCAACCCCTCAACAGATGGTTACATTGCCACACTTTCCTTACCTTCATCGAAAGGTAACTGCCTCCATCATTCGTGACAAACTCAGGATTATTTTTCCTCgtcttgatgatgatgattcagCGGTGGTCAACAAACCCAAGGTGTTCCAAGTTAATCTCAGTTAG